The genomic DNA GTGTTAGATGGGTGTCAGGATCAGCTTTATTGTGAGAGTGGGATTTGAGCTGCGTCCTATTGCTCTGGCCTGGTCTCAGGGTTCAGATTAATCCCAGGGAGGAAGGCCCGGGGGTCATCTAGGACCAAAGCCGTCTCGGTGTATGTAGAGCAGTTCCTCCACGGCAGAAAGCTGGTGGGCAGCTGCTTTGGGCTTTGTCCAGGAGACCGTTGGGCTCTGTTAAGGTTTCTGAACGGAAGACAGGCTGTGTGGCTGGGGAACTCGGCAGGGCTGAGCTTCAGGACAAGGCCCCAGATGGACTGCCGGTGTTGCCACACCGCTCTCTTGTGGCCATCGAGAGCATATCCGCGCTCAGAGGGAGGCCATGTGGTGGAACCGGGTGGGGTGGGCAGGCGTGTAGGGCGCTAGTGTCCCACATGGCTGTGGGAGAGCACCAGCCCAGCTGGCTCTCTGCAGGTCGTCAGCCAGGGTGCAGGGAATGGGACTAGCGGATCTGGGCTGGTCTGACGGGAGGGCACCCACCACTCACACCGCCCTCTGCTCACAGGTACATGGCCATCGTCCACCCCTTCCAGCCACGGCTCTCGGCCCCCAGCACCAGAGCAGTAATTGCTGGCCTCTGGCCGGTGGCCCTGGCCCTCGCCTTCCCCCACTGCTTCTACTGCCCCATCACCATGGACCGGGGTGCCACCAAGTGCGTGGTGGCCTCGCACCTTTTGtaaggcctgggggtgggggagcatgcgcacatgcatgtgtgtgtgtgcatgcacatatgTGCACGTACACATGTGCAGGGTGTATGTATGGGTGTGCACATGTGTCTGTGAGTGAACTGGGGATTATGTGAGTACAGTATCAACTAAAAGTAACACTTAGCACTTACTAAATGTCAGGTTTggtctaagtactttacatatatgaACCCACTGGATTCTCCTAACAATATGAgtatgtatgtattattattcccatttttcagatgaggaaactgaggcactaaaAAAAACTAAGTAATGTGCctaagaccacacagctagtaagtggtaaatCGAAGATTTAAATCCAGGCAGTCCTGCTTCAGAGCCCAATCTCCTCACCACTCTTACTTAAATAAGGGACATGTCAGGGTACCgagacagaaagaaagggcaGGTGCCAGAGCCTGGGATGTTTTCAGGAGGAGCCTGGAGTGGACTTGACCTGAGGCAGGCACCgtgggctgggggatggggggagaaaaCAGAACTCAGGCGTGGTGCAGCTGCTGTGTGACACTGGGTAAGTCCTTTCCCTTTCTGGGAGTCAGTCTGCCCAGTTCTCACAGCGGGTGTGGCTTTGTCATCCCCAagcacggggggtgggggggtgggggggggttggTAGTAGAGGATAAAGAATTGGTTGAGGTTCTGGAGACAGTAGTCAAGTTGGAGTCCTGCGCTGTCCCCTGCTGGCCGAGGACCCTTTgtagtcacttaacctctctgaccctttGGCTCCTTCTCTCTTAAAGGGGATTAGTACGAGAACCTTGCTCAGGGGTTGTTgcgaacacagaagagaaaatgtaCCTGACGCAActtagcacggtgcctggcacagaaccgGCGCCCAGTAGGTGGTAGTTTAAACGGGGAACAAACGAAAACAAACCTGGCAGATTTAGTCCAAGAAAAGCCCAGCTGCCCCAAGCCCGAGGATGTGCACGCTCTGAGCCCAGAGCCGCCAGAGCACAGCGACAGCTCAACTCCCTCTCCCGCCTCTTTTAACACTCCTCCCCCAACGCCCGCCCCTACCTGGTCTCCTCCCGTCCCGAGCACCAGACAGAAGAGCGCCACGCTGCGGCCTTCGGGGAAGGCGCCATTCCTCTGAGAAGCCTGTTCCTGGCAACTGCTGAGTTTCCCGGGAAACTGCTGCCCTGCGTCTCTGCCCTCGTTCCGTAGCCCACGTTCTCAGGACTCACGGCTCCAGGGGCGGAGTCTACGTAGGGACCCGCCCCCCTTCTTGGCTTTGGGAAGGGGCGGAGAGCAGAACATTTCCTGACTGGCCACTGCGGGGCGGTGTTTCTCCACCTTAACAGTGAGCTTTTCTCTCTGAGGTATGGACCAGTAAGAATTTAGGGTACCAACCACCACCTTTCTGGGGATGGTGATTTCCGACTCTGCTCCAGGCAACAGGGGAAAACAGGAGGGCAGAGGTGGGCTAGGAAGGCTATACTTTGGTGCTACTTCGAATTCTGAGAGGATTTGGGGGAAAGCCTGGTTTCTCGTGTGCAAGAATATATTATTTGTTCTTGGGTTGGGGAGCTTCTGAGATTTAGACTGGGGGCTCCATCCGTACAGGCTCACATCCTGTGTGTGTAGGAATCTAGGAAAATGCACATACGCTCCccaaatcaaaatacaaaaaaaggcaGTCCAGGCTATGAGATTCTGGCAGGCCCTAGAAGATGGTTCCCAAAGCTCCTTGGCACTCCCTTTTGTGTGGGAACCTAGCCCAGAGTGAATTCCTAACCTGAACCGACCCACGAAAGAATGAGGCAACAGAAAGGCGTCACTCATACTTGGGAAGGATGGTAGAGATTAACTCCttgttttacaaatgggaaacagACTGAGGGAGAGatctgacttgcccaaggtcatgcttTAAATTAGATGCTAGGCAAGAACCCAGTTCTTCCGACTCCACAGGGCTGACCCTCAGTGGAAGGAAAATCATTTGTGCGTTAAGTCCGTATAGAGCTGTTTCACAGGACACAGACTTCctgtgcctctctgagcctcattttcccgCTCTGGGTGCTGAGACAGGTGGCCCTGCTGATCCTCAAGGTCTATCTATCTCAGACACTCTGTGACGTCACAATGAAGGTAAGGTACAAGGGCCTGGCACCTGGCTGCTGCTCCACCCTCACCTGCTCCACAGTAGGACAGATGATGATCGGGGAGTCTAGGAGCCCCCAAACCTTTTGTAATTAGCCTGCTTGCCAAAAGAGTAAGCAAGCCGAATTCTAAACTCAGGCTTTAGGGAAGACGTTTGCTGGAGCCACCTACTCCCCTCCCTCCAGGTGTCAGTACCTCTTGAAAGGGACCCAGCAAGGCTGGCACacggggaggaaaggaggggctTGGGTACACCTCTGTTCTCCTAGAAAAAGGTCACATGACAGGGCCAGGGGTCTTGGGTCCATTCACCGGATGCTCCTGCTTGGGCCTTGTCAGAGAGAGGCTACAGCATCGCTCAGAAACCAGAATGGGCAGCATGCATCtttccaaaaggaaatgagaaggccTCAACACAGCCCCGGGTGTCCTCCACGGGGACTGGATGAGCGCCATCAATGGTGCTCCGGGCCACCTGCTCACAGGTGGTGTGAAAGAGTATCTGCAGATGTGAGCCATGTTCCCAACCAAATGCTCATAGTCAGGAAGAGATGCTCCACCAGCACGTACAGTGTGGCCTGTCTCCACTGCCCCTTCCCTGCTAGGGATGTTCGTGCAGGATAGAACCATATCAACTCTAGGAAATCTATCTAGACAGACAGTTGCAGATATAGAAGATATACATAATCTATCtaatacatatgtgcatatacatatacacatatattacatgATTCTGGAAGAAATATTCCAAACCATTAACAGTGGTGGGGGTGAGATACAtaattttacttcctcctttgtgCTTAacggcatttaaaattttaaacaaatgtattaCTTGGTTAACTTTTTCATTcctatttatttccttgtttggTAACTTGTCTGTCACTTGGAAGGACTCAGAGCTAACACAGGTGTCCCTTTTGCAGCAGGGGAAACTCTCATTGGGCACATGTGCTAGCCAgtctgcccttcttttttttttttacttttttttttttttttttttttcaaaccaaaCCCTTGGGAGGTGGCCCAGGGTAGCCCGCCAGGGACAGCTCAGGGGCGTCAGCAAGGTCCTGGGGATTGAGTGCTGGCGGATGCTGGAGTCTCCCCCAGGTCGCCCCGTGCCTAGTCCCTTGATTCTCCTTCCAGGTACCACCTCGTGGTGATCGCCCTCATTTACTTCCTGCCTCTCGTGGTGACGTTCGTCGCCTACAGTGTCATCGGTCTCACGCTCTGGAGACGCAGTGTCCCAGGGTACGAGGTGCATGGCACCAACTTGCGCCACCTGCAGGCCGAGAAGGTGAACTCCGGGAGCGGGGCCGGAAGTTTGGCCCCGCCTCGGGATCAGCCATTCCGGGCACGTCGCCTAGAGGGCGCCGCGGAGGATAGACTCCACCTGTAACTTGCCCTTGTCCCAAGTCCCTGGCCAGAACATTCATTCCTTCTTCCCGGGCGGGCGGACTTCCTTTGGTCTTTGGGCTGTGGCAGACACAGATTGCAGGGAGAGGGAGACCTTGGAACGCGTAGCTGGCATGGTCTCCTCTAAGGATGGGGTTAGGAACGACAGCTCATCCACTCTCCAGGGAGGGGAGCTGCTCGGCTCTAACAGGGATCCAAGCCGCCTTTTAGAGGAGGTGGCTACCGAGCTGGGCTTTGAGGAGTGAGGACTTCAAAGGAAAGACAGCAGTGTGGACAGAGAGACCAGCCTGAGCAAAAGCCCCGAGGTGGAAGGCCCAGGAGCGTCTGGGTAGCAGAAGCTCTAGGGGCCTGAGCCTGTGGAGGTAGACAGGGCCTGCTTACTGAGGGCTTCTCAGGCTGGCATGAGACGTGCCTCGTGCTTCCCCTCGGGAAAACTGGGGCTTGGGGCTTCCAGGCTGAGGAGTGACCTGAGTCTCTCCTGGACCAGTCTGTGAAGACcatggtgctggtggtggtgacaTTTGCCATCTGCTGGCTGCCCTACCACCTCTTCTTCATCCTGGGAAGCTTCCAGGAGGACATCTACTGCCACAAGTTCATCCAGCAGGTCTACCTGGCGCTCTTCTGGCTGGCCATGAGCTCCACCATGTACAATCCCATCACTTATTGCTGCCTCAACCACAGGTgagccctcaccccagcccctctccccagcctagCTCCACCTGGACTCCCCTGCACAGCTCGAGCCTGTGCCCGTCCATCCCCGCCACCATGGGATTACCATCCTCCCAGGGAGCCCCCAGCACAGTCCTCCCTCTGGTCCAGGCCTAACTCgagccccacctcctccccaaagCTTTGCCCTGTTGCCCAGGCCACAGCTCTCACGTCTGCCTGCCCCTGCTCTTTCTTCTGGGGGCTGCATCTGGgacaaggagaagaaaggagggggacagagagatggagggaggggagagagggagaaggacagccagagagggtggaaggaaggagccAGGTAAAGGAGGGAGGGACTGATGGTTTTAAGAGCTTCCTACACTGAGGAAGAACTGAGGACTGTCCCTGGGCGAGGAGAACAGCGCCAACCGCAGCAGAACGAAGCACTCAACCTGAGGCTGGGGGCCAAGACTAGAGGGGGAGCAGGTTGCTCCCTGGAAGATCACAGAAGGGGCTTTCAGGGCAGCTAGGAAGTGACCTTGGCAGACACTGCCAGAAAGGAAGGAGCCAAGTTCTCACTTCCCCCCAACCCTTGTACTTCTAGAGAAGTGTAGTCCCAGAGAGGGGCTGGCATTTGCTCAGGGGCACTTGCACAGGTGAGGAGGTGCTGGGCCAGGCAGGAGCCCCAGCCCAGGAGTCCTGCTTGCAGAGCAAGTCGTTCAGCCTCTCAGAAAGCCTTGACGGTGGAGCCAGGTAAGAGGAGATGAGAGGTGGACACTGAGTCCTGGCCTTAACAAGGCAATGATGTGCGTGAGGTTGGCCCTGGGCATCTTTTATCACCTCCCTGCCCACATGTCCACACCACTCATAATGCCAGTAGGATCTTTGTTGCTCAGATATCCCACCCGGGGCAGGCCCGAAGGAAGTAAGagactgtacttttttttttttttttttgactgtttaATGGCTGCCAGAACCTTCCATTTGTCTCCTGAGAGGCAAATATATAATGGGAGGGaggtgttatccccattttacagatgaggaaactgagcctccaAAAGGAAGACTCTCCTAAACTCATACAGCAGGAATTCCATGTGTCTCCAAGGCCTTTAATCTCATCCCCGCATCACACATTTCTCTTGCATGCAGTTGTAGGAGTGCGAACTTGGAGACAGGGACTGTCACATCAGGGAGGGGGCTCCCAGCCTTCTGTGTCTGTGCACTGGTCACTCTCCCGCTACCCAAAGACACAGTCCCTGGGAGTCTGAACACCCCAGGGCTTTACAACTTCTGAATCATTCAGTATTTGATGACAATAGCTCTGAAGACTGGTGCTCCTGGCGGAATTTTCATTCTTCCGCAAAACGTTCACCAGTGGCTCTGTGCGCCCGGCACTGTTCCAGGCCCTTGGGACACCCTGGGGAACAAAAACAGTGATCACTATCCTCGGGGAGCTGACCCTCTAGTGGGGAGGTGGAGATAGACAATAAGCAAATGTAATGAGTAAATATACATTGTGTATTAGGTGATAAATcctatagaaaaaagaaaaagtagagccGGGTAAGAGAGGACAGGAAGTGCCGGGGGAAGTAATGGGCATAGGGTTGTGATTTTACAGGATGGTCAGGGTAGGCTTTACTAAGGGGTCTTTTGAGCAGACTTGAGGACTGAGTGGGCCCTGTAGGTGTCTGGAcaagaattccaggcagagggaacagccaaaGGACCCTGTGGTCAAGGTAAGGACTTGGGCTGGTTCTCTGACATGAGGAGCCTTGCAGTGTTCTGAGCGGGGGAAACACATGCTCTGATTCCCTTTTAAAAGAATCAGTCTTGCAACTGTGTTGGAACTGGACCACAGAGGAGCaaggtgggggaggcagggagatggttAGGCAGGTGCAATAATCCAGGCGAGAGATGGTGGGTTTAGACATGTGACAAGTGGTCAGAGTCCGGAGACTGCTAAGGTAGAGCCAACAGAATTTGATGGAGAGGGAGTCAAGGATGACCCCAGGTGTCTGGCCTGAACTAGTGGAAGGACAGCGTGGTCAGTTGTCAGGAACTGAGACGAGGACGACTAGGGGGGTGTTGGGGGAAAAGGGTGGGGAGCTCGGGTTGGGACATGCTGAGTGTGGGCAGAGGCCATGAAGCTCCCATAATAAAGGCATTTATTGGGCTGTACCACGAAACCTTCAGAGCTCCAGCGGGAGGAACCAAAATCGGGCCTGCTCTTCTGAAACTCGGAACCCTGCGTCTCCGGGAACAGACCATATAGTTCTTTCCCTCCCTCCGCATCACACAGGGTCTCATCTGTTCTGCCGGCTCTTTCTCACTTCTTCCAGTCACTCTCTGCCTCCTCTGATCTCCAATTTACAGGTGGACCCTCTTTGCTGCCTTGGGGAAAGTTGTCTATTTTTTAAGCAAATGTACTAAAACTTGGTAGTTccatgtgtatattttctttcaaagcatCCGTATTCTACCCAACATTGCCAAAGCCCCAAGTTTTTAAGGCTCCTCTTTGCATACTCCTTTAGAAGCCAATTAACAAATCGAACAAGAAAATCTGTTGTGTCTTTATGACCGaacttggtttatttttgtttgtttgtaataaCAAACGGTCTCATTCTGCTCACTTCAGTTCTTGGACTTAGCTCCAGATTACTTCTGGTTGTTTCCAAAAACCAAATCCACTAAAGAACGTGTCTCCCCAGAGACCCTGAGCTCTTAGGAGCGAGGCAGCGACTTTCCTCTGGAGGAGAGATCGGCTCCTGGAGGTGGGAGCAGCCACAGGACAGTTCCCATAACTGCCGCCCTCACTCCGTTGCTCAAGATGACCCTCCATCCCCCAGGTTTCGCTCTGGATTCCGGCCTGCTTACCGTTGCTACCCATGGGTCACGCCAACTGAAGAGGACAAGATTGAGCTGACTCACACCTCATCCCTTTCCACGAGAGTCAACAGGTGTCACACTAAAGAGACTTTGTTCATGGCTGGGGATGTGGCCCCCTCTGGGGCTGCCAATGGGCAGGCTGGAAGTCTGCAAGCTGAAGTGTCT from Phocoena phocoena chromosome 16, mPhoPho1.1, whole genome shotgun sequence includes the following:
- the TACR2 gene encoding substance-K receptor yields the protein MGACAMVTDTNISSGLESNTTSITAFSMPGWHLALWAAAYLAPVLVAVMGNAAVIWIILARWRMRTVTNYFIVNMALADLCMAAFNAAFNFVYASHNIWYFGRTFCYFQNLFPITAMFVSIYSMTTSAADRYMAIVHPFQPRLSAPSTRAVIAGLWPVALALAFPHCFYCPITMDRGATKCVVASHLLYHLVVIALIYFLPLVVTFVAYSVIGLTLWRRSVPGYEVHGTNLRHLQAEKSVKTMVLVVVTFAICWLPYHLFFILGSFQEDIYCHKFIQQVYLALFWLAMSSTMYNPITYCCLNHRFRSGFRPAYRCYPWVTPTEEDKIELTHTSSLSTRVNRCHTKETLFMAGDVAPSGAANGQAGSLQAEVSADP